A section of the Passer domesticus isolate bPasDom1 chromosome 17, bPasDom1.hap1, whole genome shotgun sequence genome encodes:
- the SLC2A11 gene encoding solute carrier family 2, facilitated glucose transporter member 11 isoform X2: MNKLQRLLQNKILILTICAAGIGGTFQYGYNISIINAPASYIQVFMNTTWLERMGVPLQSNVVLLLWSFTVSAYPLGGLTGAVAAGPMAIMLGRKMSLLLNNGFVIIAAALSGCSRMAKSFEMIMLSRFFTGVNAGVSMNIQPMYLAESAPKKLRGAVALTSASFTALGLVLGQVVGLRELLGGEESWPFLLASNVVPALIQLTALPWFPESPRYLLIDRGDKESCISALQKLRGTSDLSAELEEMLAEQAAVAGQRAKSPWELLQNAALRWQLASVVVLSSAMQLCGNDSMYFYAAYVFQEAGIPEDKIPYVVIGTGSCELITSVTCNMIIDYAGRRPLLLGGYIFMAGWAIVFMVALSQQLV; the protein is encoded by the exons ATGAACAAGCTGCAGAGACTG CTTCAGAACAAGATCCTGATCCTGACCATTTGTGCTGCTGGGATTGGAGGCACGTTCCAGTATGGCTACAACATCTCCATCATCAATGCCCCGGCCTCA TACATCCAGGTGTTCATGAACACGACCTGGCTGGAGCGCATGGGCGTTCCCCTGCAGAGCAACGTGGTCCTGCTGCTCTGGTCCTTCACGGTCTCTGCCTACCCTCTGGGAGGCCTCACTGGGGCCGTGGCTGCTGGGCCCATGGCCATCATGCTGGGCAG gaagatgtccctgctgctgAACAACGGCTTCGTGATCATAGCTGCAGCCTTGTCCGGGTGCAGCCGAATGGCCAAATCCTTTGAGATGATCATGCTCAGCAGGTTTTTTACTGGCGTGAATGCAG gtgtgAGCATGAACATTCAGCCCATGTACCTGGCAGAGAGTGCCCCAAAGAagctcagaggagctgtggcctTGACCTCTGCATCGTTTacagccctggggctggtgctggggCAGGTTGTTGGACTCAG ggAGCTCCTAGGAGGGGAGGAGAGCTGGCCATTCCTTTTAGCAAGCAATGTGGTTCCTGCCCTGATccagctcacagctctgccGTGGTTCCCTGAAAGCCCCAGATATCTCTTGATTGACCGTGGAGACAAAGAATCCTGCATCTCTG CACTGCAGAagctcagaggcaccagcgacctgagtgcagagctggaggagatgCTGGCCGagcaggctgctgtggcaggcCAGAGAGCAAAGAGCccgtgggagctgctgcagaacgCAGCGCTGCGGTGGCAGCTGGCCAGCGTCGTGGTGCTGAGCAGCGCCATGCAGCTCTGCGGCAACGACTCG ATGTATTTTTATGCAGCTTATGTGTTCCAAGAGGCTGGAATTCCTGAGGACAAAATCCCCTATGTTGTAATCGGCACGGGAAGCTGTGAGCTGATCACATCTGTCACTTGT AACATGATCATAGACTATGCTGGTCGGaggccactgctgctggggggaTACATCTTCATGGCAGGATGGGCCATTGTCTTCATGGTCGCTCTGAGCCAGCAG CTGGTGTAA
- the SLC2A11 gene encoding solute carrier family 2, facilitated glucose transporter member 11 isoform X1 → MNKLQRLLQNKILILTICAAGIGGTFQYGYNISIINAPASYIQVFMNTTWLERMGVPLQSNVVLLLWSFTVSAYPLGGLTGAVAAGPMAIMLGRKMSLLLNNGFVIIAAALSGCSRMAKSFEMIMLSRFFTGVNAGVSMNIQPMYLAESAPKKLRGAVALTSASFTALGLVLGQVVGLRELLGGEESWPFLLASNVVPALIQLTALPWFPESPRYLLIDRGDKESCISALQKLRGTSDLSAELEEMLAEQAAVAGQRAKSPWELLQNAALRWQLASVVVLSSAMQLCGNDSMYFYAAYVFQEAGIPEDKIPYVVIGTGSCELITSVTCNMIIDYAGRRPLLLGGYIFMAGWAIVFMVALSQQTQISWMPYLSMACIFAYILSFGIGPAGVTGVLPTEVFDQMSRPAAYMICGSLLWFNLFLVGTAFPFIVKSLAHFCYIPFLVVCVCTALYVWFFLPETKGKSFLEISEEFRKRNFKAKTHGGFYKGPEEIKTTTL, encoded by the exons ATGAACAAGCTGCAGAGACTG CTTCAGAACAAGATCCTGATCCTGACCATTTGTGCTGCTGGGATTGGAGGCACGTTCCAGTATGGCTACAACATCTCCATCATCAATGCCCCGGCCTCA TACATCCAGGTGTTCATGAACACGACCTGGCTGGAGCGCATGGGCGTTCCCCTGCAGAGCAACGTGGTCCTGCTGCTCTGGTCCTTCACGGTCTCTGCCTACCCTCTGGGAGGCCTCACTGGGGCCGTGGCTGCTGGGCCCATGGCCATCATGCTGGGCAG gaagatgtccctgctgctgAACAACGGCTTCGTGATCATAGCTGCAGCCTTGTCCGGGTGCAGCCGAATGGCCAAATCCTTTGAGATGATCATGCTCAGCAGGTTTTTTACTGGCGTGAATGCAG gtgtgAGCATGAACATTCAGCCCATGTACCTGGCAGAGAGTGCCCCAAAGAagctcagaggagctgtggcctTGACCTCTGCATCGTTTacagccctggggctggtgctggggCAGGTTGTTGGACTCAG ggAGCTCCTAGGAGGGGAGGAGAGCTGGCCATTCCTTTTAGCAAGCAATGTGGTTCCTGCCCTGATccagctcacagctctgccGTGGTTCCCTGAAAGCCCCAGATATCTCTTGATTGACCGTGGAGACAAAGAATCCTGCATCTCTG CACTGCAGAagctcagaggcaccagcgacctgagtgcagagctggaggagatgCTGGCCGagcaggctgctgtggcaggcCAGAGAGCAAAGAGCccgtgggagctgctgcagaacgCAGCGCTGCGGTGGCAGCTGGCCAGCGTCGTGGTGCTGAGCAGCGCCATGCAGCTCTGCGGCAACGACTCG ATGTATTTTTATGCAGCTTATGTGTTCCAAGAGGCTGGAATTCCTGAGGACAAAATCCCCTATGTTGTAATCGGCACGGGAAGCTGTGAGCTGATCACATCTGTCACTTGT AACATGATCATAGACTATGCTGGTCGGaggccactgctgctggggggaTACATCTTCATGGCAGGATGGGCCATTGTCTTCATGGTCGCTCTGAGCCAGCAG ACTCAGATTAGCTGGATGCCTTATCTCAGCATGGCCTGCATTTTCGCCTATATCCTGAGCTTTGGAATCGGACCAG CTGGTGTAACAGGAGTTCTGCCCACAGAGGTTTTTGATCAAATGTCCCGACCAGCTGCTTACATGATCTGTGGCTCCCTGCTCTGGTTCAACCTGTTCCTGGTGGGAACAGCCTTTCCATTCATTGTG aaAAGTCTAGCACATTTCTGCTACATCCCATTCCTTGTGGTCTGTGTCTGCACTGCCCTCTACGTTTGGTTTTTCCTTCCTGAGACAAAGGGAAAATCCTTCCTGGAAATCTCAGAGGAGTTCAGGAAACGGAACTTCAAAGCCAAGACCCATGGAGGTTTCTATAAAGGCCCTGAGGAGATCAAAACCACCACGTTGtag
- the LOC135282491 gene encoding solute carrier family 2, facilitated glucose transporter member 11-like, giving the protein MSYNLFLLAFVLGMTGTFHYGLQVSIINSPAEYIQSFIHDTWLKRYGSSPSADMVTLMWSLIVSIYSIGGLLGSSSAGYLCVRFGRKKAMLLSNIPALLGAVLMGLSRLCGSFEMIIAGRLFSGVCGGLTQNVHIMYAGECAPRKLRGLIAITAATFSALGKFVGFALGLREVLGVEALWPILLAANAVPVLFQFLTLPFFPDSPRYLLIDQKDKEACIKAVKQLWGDGDHLAEINDMMSEQKAIGGQKEKSVWELLRDRAVRWQLITLLLVVSCIQLIGANVVYSYAYSIFTKAGIPPTQTHYVSLGIGTTEILSTVLCGFLIERAGRKTLLWKNYAVMALALGLLTVTLSLQDSFFWVPYCSVALVFIFIMSFGIGPGGVVCPLITEIFIQSYRPAAYVFNGVVNWLQLFILGLVFPFIVEGLGNFCFIIFLTYCLSMAIFVLLVLPETKGKTMLQVKEDFNRLNYRGKKGQAALQQSNCSVVTVTRL; this is encoded by the exons ATGAGCTACAACCTTTTTCTCCTGGCTTTTGTCCTGGGCATGACTGGAACCTTCCACTATGGATTGCAGGTCTCCATTATCAATTCTCCTGCTGAG tacATCCAAAGTTTCATCCATGACACCTGGCTGAAGAGATATGGCTCCTCTCCCAGTGCAGACATGGTCACTTTGATGTGGTCCCTCATTGTGTCCATCTACAGCATCGGGGGGCTCCTGGGCTCCTCCTCTGCTGGGTACCTGTGTGTTCGGTTTGGGAG GAAGAAGGCCATGCTGCTCTCCaacatccctgctctgctgggtgcAGTTCTGATGGGACTCAGCCGGCTGTGTGGATCTTTTGAGATGATCATTGCTGGAAGGTTGTTCTCTGGAGTCTGTGGAG GTTTAACTCAGAATGTCCATATCATGTATGCTGGGGAGTGTGCCCCACGGAAGCTCCGTGGGCTGATTGCCATAACAGCTGCTACCTTCTCTGCTCTTGGAAAATTTGTAGGATTTGCTCTGGGTCTCAG AGAAGTCCTTGGAGTGGAGGCTCTCTGGCCCATTCTGCTGGCAGCCAATGCAGTCCCTGTCCTTTTTCAGTTTCTCACCCTCCCCTTCTTCCCAGACTCTCCCCGCTACCTGCTCATTGACCAAAAGGACAAGGAGGCATGCATCAAAG CTGTGAAGCAGCTCTGGGGGGACGGGGACCATCTGGCTGAAATCAATGACATGATGTCAGAGCAGAAAGCCATCGGTGGCCAGAAGGAGAAGAGTGTCTGGGAGCTGCTGCGGGACAGAGCCGTGCGCTGGCAGCTCATCACCCTGCTCCTCGTGGTCTCCTGCATCCAGCTCATCGGGGCCAACGTG GTTTACTCTTATGCATACAGTATCTTTACAAAGGCTGGAATCCCCCCCACTCAAACCCATTACGTCTCCCTGGGGATCGGGACCACTGAGATCCTCTCTACAGTTCTGTGT GGCTTCCTCATCGAGCGTGCAGGGAGGAAGACACTGCTGTGGAAAAACTACGCCGTGATGGCCTTGGCTCTAGGGCTCCTCACAGTCACGCTCTCGCTGCAG GACTCCTTTTTCTGGGTACCATACTGCTCTGTTGCACTTGTCTTTATTTTCATCATGAGCTTTGGCATTGGGCCAG gtgGAGTAGTATGCCCCTTGatcactgaaatatttattcagtCATACAGACCAGCTGCTTACGTTTTTAATGGTGTTGTAAACTGGCTCCAACTCTTCATCCTTGGGCTTGTGTTCCCTTTCATTGTG GAAGGGCTTGGTAATTTCTGTTTCATCATTTTCCTGACATACTGTCTGTCCATGGCAATTTTTGTACTCCTGGTGCTGCCAGAGACCAAAGGAAAGACCATGCTGCAGGTCAAGGAGGACTTCAACCGCCTGAACTACCGTGGAAAGAAGGGGCAGGCAGCCCTACAGCAGAGTAACTGCTCAGTGGTGACTGTTACTAGGCTTTAA